From the Fusobacterium sp. JB019 genome, the window GAGAGAGTGGAACAGGAAAGGATTTGTTAGCAAAATATATTCATTCAGTAAGTGATAGAAAGGATGAATTAATGATATCTATAAATTGCGGGGCTATACCTGAAAATCTTGTAGAAAGTGAACTTTTTGGATATGAAGAGGGAGCTTTTACAGGGGCTAAAAAGAAAGGGCATATTGGTAAATTTGAATTAGCTAATAAAAGTACTTTGTTTTTAGATGAAATAGGAGATATGCCGCTGCATGTTCAAAAGAAATTATTGAGAGTTTTGCAAGAACAAAAAATAGAAAGAATTGGAGGTAAAGATTCGATTCCCATAGATGTTAGAGTTATTTGTGCAACTAATAAGAACTTAGAAGAAATGGTAAAGGAAAAAACTTTTAGAGAAGATCTTTATTATAGAATTAATGTTATTCCAATAGAGATTCCTGCTTTAAGAAATAGAAAAGATGATATTATGAATTTTATAAACTATTTTATAAAAATTTATAATAAAAAATTAAAGAAAAATATTTTAGGAGTCACAAGGGAAGCTGAAAAAATGTTGGTAGCTTATGATTGGCCTGGAAATGTGAGAGAACTTAAAAATATAATAGAATATATAGGGAATATATTAGAAGGAAGTTATATTGATGTTAAGGATTTACCTAGACAAATAAGCAAAAATAATGGAATAAATATATTAAACAAAAATTTATCCCAAATAATTGGGGAATATGAAAAAAATGTTCTAGAAGAATTAATGAAGGATATAAAAACAGTTGAAGAAAAGGACGTTCTAGCTAAAAAGCTAGGGATAAGTAGAGCTACCTTGTACAGAAAATTATTATCTTATGGATTATAAAATGAATTATCAAAAATGAGAAAGGTTTATCAAAAATGATAAACCTTTCTTTTTAATTGTTTAGGAGATGATTGCAGAATGAATTATCAAAAATGAGAAATTTAAGAGAAGGGAAAATAAATAGAAAGCAGAAAAAATAAGGAGTTATGAGTTGGCATAAAAATTGCTTATTATATATTTGTTAAATAAATTAAAAAAGAGGTGAAGTTATGAATAAATATACAGATCTTATAAAATTAGTTAAATCTGAAATGAAACCTAGTATGGGATGTACAGAACCAGTTGCTATAGGATTAGCAGTTTCCAACACATGCAGATATTTAGAAAAACCAGCTACTAAGTTAAAATTAAAGATAAGTTCAAATATTTTTAAGAATGCTTTTTGCGTAAAATTACCTAATACAGAAGAAGCAGGAATAAAATTAGCTTCAGCCTTAGGTTATTTATTAACTAAAGAAGACAATGATATGGAAATTTTTAAAAACATAACTAATGATTTAGTTTTAGAAGCTAAAGAATTATTGAAAAAGGGATTTGTTGAGACTGAAGCTGTTCAAGATAGCAGATTTTATATAGAAGTTTTAGCAATTAATGATAATGAAGAAATTAGAACAATAACTTTAGATAAA encodes:
- a CDS encoding sigma 54-interacting transcriptional regulator — encoded protein: MEKILELEFIQNYAMAISSILEADVTIIDKNLKRVAGTGEYKEKLGEKIPDDSLFGEIILKGYENNIGNCLEEESCLKCEKRNYCKELANIAEPIYLNDEIIGVIGIIAFDKDQKKCLLEKRASLEEFLKYMSLLLESKIQLAMEKNKLEDQIKEVINSQSNKFKRNKYIGRNKKIIEILNLCDKIANSTSTIVITGESGTGKDLLAKYIHSVSDRKDELMISINCGAIPENLVESELFGYEEGAFTGAKKKGHIGKFELANKSTLFLDEIGDMPLHVQKKLLRVLQEQKIERIGGKDSIPIDVRVICATNKNLEEMVKEKTFREDLYYRINVIPIEIPALRNRKDDIMNFINYFIKIYNKKLKKNILGVTREAEKMLVAYDWPGNVRELKNIIEYIGNILEGSYIDVKDLPRQISKNNGINILNKNLSQIIGEYEKNVLEELMKDIKTVEEKDVLAKKLGISRATLYRKLLSYGL